In one Vibrio sp. VB16 genomic region, the following are encoded:
- the rplY gene encoding 50S ribosomal protein L25: MKFETVVRTELGKSASRRLRLTGQFPAIVYGGEAAPVSIALLHSDVIHQMDKPEFYEAITLVIDGAEVKVKPQDVQRHAFKPKVEHMDFIRI; this comes from the coding sequence ATGAAATTTGAAACAGTAGTACGTACTGAACTAGGTAAGAGTGCGAGCCGCCGCCTACGTTTAACTGGCCAATTCCCAGCAATCGTTTATGGTGGTGAAGCAGCTCCAGTTTCTATCGCACTTCTACATTCTGATGTGATTCATCAAATGGACAAGCCTGAGTTCTACGAAGCCATCACTCTAGTGATCGACGGCGCAGAAGTTAAGGTTAAACCGCAAGACGTTCAACGTCACGCGTTTAAGCCAAAAGTTGAGCACATGGACTTTATCCGTATCTAA
- a CDS encoding DUF2867 domain-containing protein: protein MEKKKILVLGASGYVGSQLIPLLLEQGHFVTAASRQIDYLKARVQPHANLTTVYLDLAEKEATLDAVRGHELVYFLVHGMAHGHDFLEYELSLAINFKDALIDSSVKHVVYLSAIQPQTGNSEHLLARKKTGEILKQANVPVTELRAGVIIGPGSAAFEIMKDFTYNMPIIIAPKWVDSKANPIALNNLNHYLLAQLNESPTQSYFYEVGGPDILSYREQFSVICTAIGHPLRLWSTSLLTPKMASYWLGLVTSVPANIGRALLAGLEHDYVADSQEIRKKYPQPLISYKDAVTQSVSNEGEFIRSEVWGFDPAALNRWQSGYGYYPKDAGASIKTDKTAEELWQVVKKIGSPEEGYFFANILWRTREWLDLLVGGGIPKRRSPSGPELKIGDHIDSWKVIRCEKNQFISLLFGMTAPGLGRLECTIKDHGDYRELDVRAWWHPQGFRGLLYWFAMMPAHLFIFKGMVKAIVKKA from the coding sequence ATGGAAAAGAAAAAAATATTGGTTCTTGGCGCTTCTGGCTACGTAGGCTCGCAACTTATTCCACTGCTTCTCGAGCAGGGCCATTTCGTTACTGCCGCTTCCAGACAGATCGACTACCTGAAAGCACGAGTCCAACCGCATGCCAACCTAACAACTGTCTATCTTGATCTAGCCGAAAAAGAAGCGACATTAGATGCCGTTAGAGGCCATGAGCTTGTTTATTTTCTTGTTCATGGGATGGCTCATGGTCACGATTTCCTCGAATATGAACTTTCTTTGGCTATCAACTTTAAAGATGCGTTAATTGATAGCAGCGTTAAACATGTTGTCTACCTTAGTGCTATTCAACCGCAGACAGGAAACTCAGAGCACCTTCTTGCTCGTAAAAAAACCGGAGAGATCCTAAAGCAAGCTAACGTCCCCGTTACCGAATTAAGAGCCGGAGTCATTATTGGTCCCGGGTCTGCCGCGTTCGAAATCATGAAAGATTTCACCTATAACATGCCAATTATCATTGCTCCTAAATGGGTTGACTCCAAAGCAAACCCGATTGCACTAAACAACCTTAACCACTACCTTCTTGCTCAGCTTAATGAATCACCAACTCAAAGTTATTTTTACGAAGTCGGCGGACCCGATATTCTGAGTTATCGAGAACAGTTTAGTGTGATATGTACCGCTATCGGTCATCCTCTTCGGCTCTGGTCTACCTCACTGCTCACCCCTAAAATGGCCTCTTATTGGTTGGGATTGGTCACGTCTGTTCCTGCCAATATCGGTCGGGCTTTACTGGCCGGGCTCGAACACGACTACGTTGCCGATTCTCAAGAGATCCGTAAAAAATACCCGCAACCATTAATCTCGTATAAAGACGCCGTTACCCAGTCGGTCAGCAATGAAGGCGAGTTTATACGAAGTGAGGTTTGGGGGTTTGACCCTGCCGCACTTAACCGGTGGCAATCTGGTTATGGGTACTACCCGAAAGATGCAGGAGCAAGCATTAAGACCGATAAAACAGCCGAAGAACTATGGCAAGTTGTTAAAAAAATAGGTAGCCCTGAAGAAGGTTATTTTTTCGCCAATATATTGTGGCGTACACGAGAATGGCTTGATCTGTTGGTCGGTGGCGGCATTCCAAAAAGACGAAGCCCCTCAGGCCCTGAACTCAAGATCGGGGATCATATTGACTCATGGAAGGTAATACGATGTGAGAAAAATCAGTTTATATCACTGCTTTTCGGTATGACGGCTCCGGGGTTAGGTCGCCTTGAATGCACCATTAAAGATCATGGTGATTACCGAGAGTTAGATGTCAGAGCCTGGTGGCATCCGCAAGGCTTTAGAGGTTTACTCTATTGGTTTGCAATGATGCCTGCACACCTGTTTATTTTTAAAGGCATGGTTAAAGCGATAGTAAAAAAAGCGTAG
- a CDS encoding ABC transporter ATP-binding protein, with protein MLELSDLNKGYVDGGEFHPVLQGAALKLNQGEQLALMGESGSGKSTLLNLIAGLDSTDSGEIWFSSFAMHASNEVQKTAYRRHNIGHIFQQYNLLPTLNIADNIRFCRQLKGLPEDKGLWRQILSALDLMPLLGRYPEEVSGGQQQRTAIARALYMEPKLLLADEPTGSLDERNAEAVMRLLTSLAKQLNCTLLLVTHSKKVAEHMSGCVRLQGGQLHVMAGS; from the coding sequence ATGCTAGAATTGTCCGACCTAAATAAAGGCTATGTAGATGGTGGAGAATTTCATCCAGTACTACAAGGGGCAGCTCTAAAATTAAATCAAGGTGAACAACTCGCGTTAATGGGAGAAAGTGGCTCTGGTAAAAGTACGCTACTCAACCTGATTGCTGGACTCGACTCGACTGATTCGGGTGAAATTTGGTTTTCAAGTTTCGCTATGCATGCCAGTAACGAGGTACAGAAAACAGCCTATCGCCGACATAATATTGGCCATATATTCCAACAATACAACCTTCTACCAACATTGAATATTGCAGATAACATTCGTTTCTGTAGACAGTTGAAAGGGTTACCAGAAGATAAAGGTTTGTGGCGTCAGATATTGTCGGCCCTTGACCTCATGCCGTTATTAGGCCGTTATCCTGAAGAAGTGTCTGGTGGTCAACAACAGCGAACGGCGATTGCTCGCGCATTGTATATGGAGCCCAAATTGCTGTTGGCAGATGAACCAACTGGTAGCTTAGATGAAAGAAACGCGGAAGCGGTAATGCGGTTATTAACCTCATTGGCTAAGCAGCTTAATTGCACTCTTTTACTTGTTACGCACAGTAAAAAAGTAGCAGAGCACATGAGCGGTTGTGTCCGTCTTCAAGGAGGGCAATTGCATGTTATGGCCGGTAGTTAA
- a CDS encoding MATE family efflux transporter codes for MTNTLSLVYKYTKGDFLRRLFAIALPIALQNIMFSSRGLVDVLMLGQLGEADIAAVGVASRAMFVTTLMLVGVNTGGALLTAQFWGAGNKDGVRESTALTWIIANAFALLTVILFMLYPEQIMGLATDSAQVIALGSEYIVITSLSMFAVACVSSMAVGLRAMHRPGVSTFFSGIGIVSNVFLNWVLIFGHFGMPAMGIKGAAIATVLSGAIEIVCLYAFLYKSKSLLAFTLSDVKVAFTSEKVSRFLRLSLPTTLNFFTWAAGLFAYHAIMGRTGVQGLAALSVMTPVDSIGISLLIGTSTAAGVLTGNQIGAKKYDAVYYQSIGLLFLSVLLGLCTAVVLYTIQIPILDSFSALTEETRALADKFMLILCFGMVIRSIPLTLVVGVLRAGGDVKYCLYQDVVSQWFIGIPIAAFAAVYLGLKPEYVYALFLVEECIKCFSAIHRLKSRKWIRNLIER; via the coding sequence ATGACCAACACCTTATCATTAGTTTACAAGTATACAAAAGGTGATTTTTTACGCCGTTTATTTGCCATTGCACTCCCTATCGCACTGCAAAACATTATGTTTTCTAGCAGAGGATTAGTCGATGTTCTTATGCTTGGTCAGCTTGGTGAAGCGGATATCGCCGCCGTCGGCGTAGCGAGTCGTGCGATGTTTGTCACTACGCTCATGTTGGTCGGTGTCAATACGGGTGGGGCGTTATTGACGGCGCAGTTTTGGGGAGCAGGGAATAAGGACGGTGTAAGAGAGAGTACCGCTTTAACGTGGATCATTGCGAATGCGTTTGCCTTATTGACCGTGATCTTGTTTATGCTCTATCCAGAACAGATTATGGGGCTGGCAACCGATTCAGCACAGGTTATTGCTCTGGGTAGTGAATATATCGTCATTACATCCCTTAGTATGTTTGCGGTGGCATGTGTCAGTAGTATGGCGGTGGGCCTTCGAGCGATGCATCGCCCCGGTGTGAGTACCTTTTTTAGTGGTATTGGTATTGTTTCTAACGTGTTTCTTAATTGGGTTTTGATTTTTGGGCATTTTGGAATGCCCGCAATGGGAATCAAAGGCGCGGCTATCGCGACAGTGCTTAGTGGCGCTATAGAAATTGTCTGTTTATACGCCTTTTTATATAAATCAAAGAGTTTGCTCGCGTTTACGCTGTCTGACGTGAAGGTCGCTTTTACTTCAGAGAAGGTGTCGCGTTTTCTTCGGTTATCATTACCAACAACATTAAACTTCTTTACTTGGGCCGCTGGTCTGTTTGCTTACCACGCTATTATGGGACGAACCGGGGTACAAGGCTTAGCCGCGTTATCGGTGATGACGCCAGTAGACTCCATTGGGATAAGCTTGCTTATTGGTACCTCTACGGCTGCGGGGGTTCTTACGGGTAATCAAATTGGCGCAAAGAAATATGATGCGGTTTATTACCAATCGATAGGGTTACTTTTTCTCAGTGTTCTGCTTGGCTTATGCACGGCGGTGGTCCTTTATACTATCCAAATACCAATCCTTGACTCTTTTAGTGCGTTAACGGAAGAGACACGGGCACTTGCAGACAAGTTTATGCTGATACTCTGTTTTGGAATGGTAATTCGATCTATACCGCTTACCTTAGTGGTGGGTGTATTAAGGGCAGGTGGTGATGTTAAATATTGTTTGTATCAAGATGTCGTCTCCCAATGGTTTATCGGGATCCCAATTGCTGCATTTGCCGCGGTATATCTTGGGTTAAAACCGGAATATGTTTATGCGCTATTTTTGGTTGAAGAGTGTATTAAGTGCTTTAGTGCTATCCATCGATTAAAAAGCAGAAAATGGATTCGAAACTTGATCGAAAGGTAA
- a CDS encoding Bcr/CflA family multidrug efflux MFS transporter: protein MTSSNTNQLGLLMFIILGAIGALTPLAIDMYLPAMPTIAKELGVDPGAVQITLTTYTAGFAIGQLLHGPLSDSYGRKPILIIGILLFAIGSIVCATTSDIESLKYVRAAQGFAGASAAVVIQALVRDMYEKEDFARTMSFITLVVMIAPLIAPMLGGYLAVWFGWRSIFWVLAVVSGLVIAAVIWKIPETLAPENRQKLHFRTTIQNYIRLFMNPVALGLMFAGAFSFAGMFAFLTAGSFVYIDVYGVGTSQFGYLFGLNVVGLFIMTTVNGRIVRRVSSKWMLSFAILIQLIAGVGLFIGWLADIGLWGIVPFVMLYISMMSTVGSNSMAILLSAYPGMAGTASSLAGTLRFGVGSIIGVIVAMLPGDTAWPMILIMTLCAVMSAVFYWFLGRKA from the coding sequence ATGACAAGTAGCAACACAAATCAGCTTGGCCTTTTAATGTTTATCATTTTAGGTGCTATTGGTGCACTGACTCCATTAGCCATTGATATGTATCTGCCTGCAATGCCAACAATCGCGAAAGAGTTAGGGGTAGATCCTGGCGCGGTTCAGATAACGTTAACAACCTATACCGCTGGGTTTGCTATTGGTCAATTATTGCATGGCCCACTCTCTGACAGTTATGGTCGAAAGCCGATATTAATCATAGGTATTTTGCTGTTTGCTATTGGTTCTATCGTGTGTGCAACGACATCCGATATCGAGTCGTTAAAATACGTACGGGCGGCGCAAGGCTTTGCTGGGGCGTCAGCCGCGGTTGTTATTCAAGCCTTGGTTAGAGATATGTACGAGAAAGAAGATTTTGCTCGTACTATGTCCTTTATTACGCTGGTGGTGATGATTGCACCACTTATTGCCCCCATGCTGGGTGGCTATTTAGCCGTTTGGTTTGGCTGGCGCTCAATATTTTGGGTACTCGCGGTCGTATCTGGTTTGGTTATCGCTGCGGTGATCTGGAAGATACCAGAGACACTCGCACCAGAAAACAGACAGAAGCTGCATTTTAGAACCACGATTCAAAACTATATCCGCTTGTTTATGAATCCTGTCGCCTTGGGTTTGATGTTCGCCGGTGCGTTCTCATTTGCGGGTATGTTTGCATTTCTAACCGCGGGCTCGTTTGTTTATATCGATGTCTACGGAGTGGGTACGTCGCAGTTTGGTTATCTGTTTGGTTTAAACGTTGTCGGTTTATTCATTATGACGACCGTGAATGGCCGGATTGTAAGAAGAGTGAGCTCTAAATGGATGCTCTCTTTTGCCATTCTGATTCAACTTATCGCTGGTGTCGGGCTCTTTATTGGTTGGTTAGCGGATATTGGATTGTGGGGTATTGTCCCTTTTGTCATGCTCTATATTAGTATGATGTCTACAGTGGGCAGCAACTCGATGGCTATCTTGCTATCGGCTTACCCAGGTATGGCGGGCACCGCTTCTTCGTTAGCGGGTACGTTGAGATTTGGTGTCGGATCTATTATCGGTGTTATCGTTGCTATGTTGCCGGGTGACACAGCATGGCCGATGATTTTAATAATGACACTTTGTGCCGTAATGTCTGCGGTTTTTTATTGGTTTTTAGGACGTAAAGCTTAA
- the rsuA gene encoding 16S rRNA pseudouridine(516) synthase RsuA: MRLDKFLCDALGATRKEATKIIKSGSVTVNDTTIKSGAHKLKETCVVEWQNKVITVHGPKYIMLFKPEGYVCSHEDGFNPTAFVLLDEIKMENLHFAGRLDVDTTGLVLITDDGKWSHRITSPKHKCEKTYRVWLADPVLDDYVSTFAEGIELRSEPEPTLPATLEVIDTNEVLLTIVEGKYHQVKRMFAALGNKVEALHRERIGAIELDVDLEPGEYRYLTEEEVGSVWSK; encoded by the coding sequence ATGCGGTTAGATAAATTTTTGTGTGATGCATTAGGTGCGACACGTAAAGAAGCGACAAAAATCATTAAAAGCGGCAGTGTAACGGTTAATGACACCACGATAAAAAGTGGCGCACATAAACTAAAAGAGACCTGTGTTGTTGAATGGCAAAACAAGGTAATCACTGTTCATGGGCCTAAATATATCATGCTATTTAAGCCTGAGGGCTATGTATGCTCTCATGAAGATGGTTTCAACCCTACGGCGTTTGTTTTATTAGATGAAATCAAGATGGAGAACCTGCACTTTGCTGGTCGATTGGATGTCGACACCACGGGCTTAGTGCTTATTACTGATGACGGGAAATGGTCACATCGGATTACTTCCCCTAAACATAAGTGCGAAAAAACATATAGGGTTTGGTTAGCCGATCCAGTTTTAGACGATTACGTATCGACGTTTGCAGAAGGTATCGAGTTAAGAAGTGAACCGGAACCGACATTGCCAGCGACCTTAGAGGTTATCGATACCAATGAGGTCTTGTTGACGATTGTAGAAGGTAAGTATCATCAAGTTAAACGGATGTTTGCCGCGCTTGGAAATAAAGTTGAAGCGCTTCATCGAGAACGCATAGGTGCAATCGAATTGGATGTTGATTTAGAGCCAGGCGAATATCGTTATTTGACAGAGGAAGAAGTAGGTTCTGTCTGGAGCAAGTAA
- a CDS encoding DEAD/DEAH box helicase, with the protein MYKLRPYQTDSVKAVIHYFRKHTTPAVIVLPTGAGKSLVIAELARIAKGRVLVLAHVKELVEQNHAKYESYGEKGAVFSAGLGRKETDQPVVFASVQSVVRNLDAFANQFSLLVIDECHRVPDEKSSSYQKVISHVTELNPGIKVLGLTATPYRLGMGWIYQYHTRGQVRSEEPRFFRDCIFELPIRYLLDEQFLTPARMIDAPILSYDFSALKPTSLGRYKESELDMVIESAKRATPQIVSQIIQMSADRQGIMIFAATVRHAQEILSLLPPDQSDIVIGDTPTLDRDRIIQSFKNRERKFLVNVSVLTTGFDAPHVDLIAILRPTESVSLYQQIIGRGLRLSEGKTDCLVLDYAGNNYDLYQPEVGNPQPDPDSDIVTIPCPACGFNNNFWGKLDNNGFLLEHYGRRCQGYLEEEDGTREHCGYRFRAKYCHECGADNDIAARICHECDATLVDPDKKLKEALNLKDALVFECRDMQLNVLKDSRGKNQLKVTYVGDNNAQVHEFWSLSTKKRKEAFYKQFVRPHLADRHRPFNESSPIRVVANQHRFRLPLFVIARKSGRFWKMRDKIFEDEMRDK; encoded by the coding sequence ATGTATAAACTTCGGCCCTACCAAACGGATTCAGTCAAAGCCGTTATTCACTATTTTAGAAAGCACACGACCCCTGCTGTCATCGTCCTACCGACAGGCGCAGGCAAGAGCCTTGTCATCGCAGAATTAGCTCGCATCGCTAAAGGGCGAGTACTTGTGCTCGCCCATGTAAAAGAGTTGGTTGAGCAAAACCATGCTAAATACGAAAGCTATGGCGAAAAAGGCGCTGTTTTTTCTGCCGGATTAGGTAGAAAAGAGACCGACCAACCGGTTGTCTTCGCCTCTGTTCAATCGGTAGTACGCAATCTTGATGCATTTGCGAACCAGTTTTCATTATTGGTTATCGATGAATGCCACCGCGTACCAGATGAAAAAAGCAGCAGCTACCAAAAAGTTATCAGCCATGTAACTGAGCTAAACCCCGGTATTAAAGTGTTGGGCTTAACGGCGACGCCGTATAGATTGGGCATGGGCTGGATATATCAATATCATACCAGAGGGCAAGTTCGCAGCGAAGAACCACGCTTCTTTAGAGACTGTATTTTCGAACTGCCCATTCGATACCTGTTAGATGAACAGTTTCTTACACCCGCAAGGATGATAGATGCCCCTATTCTCAGCTATGATTTTTCGGCACTAAAACCCACCAGCCTCGGAAGATATAAAGAATCTGAGTTAGATATGGTGATAGAAAGCGCCAAAAGAGCAACGCCGCAGATTGTTAGCCAAATCATTCAAATGAGCGCGGATCGTCAAGGAATAATGATATTCGCAGCAACGGTTCGTCATGCTCAAGAGATCCTCTCTCTGCTGCCACCAGATCAATCAGACATAGTGATTGGTGATACCCCTACACTGGATCGTGATCGCATTATCCAAAGCTTTAAAAATAGAGAGCGCAAATTCTTAGTCAATGTATCGGTGCTAACCACCGGGTTTGATGCCCCCCATGTGGACCTAATCGCTATCCTTCGGCCAACGGAGTCTGTGAGTTTATATCAGCAAATTATTGGGCGAGGATTAAGGTTATCGGAAGGCAAAACAGACTGCCTTGTTCTGGATTATGCAGGCAACAACTACGACCTCTATCAACCAGAGGTCGGTAACCCACAACCCGACCCAGATAGTGACATTGTCACTATTCCTTGCCCTGCTTGCGGCTTTAACAATAATTTTTGGGGTAAATTAGACAACAACGGGTTCTTACTTGAACATTATGGTCGACGCTGCCAAGGTTACCTTGAAGAAGAGGACGGAACCCGAGAACATTGTGGCTACCGGTTTAGAGCCAAATACTGCCATGAGTGCGGTGCTGATAACGACATCGCTGCACGCATTTGCCACGAGTGTGATGCAACCCTTGTTGACCCAGACAAAAAACTAAAAGAAGCCCTTAATCTAAAGGATGCTTTGGTGTTTGAATGTAGGGATATGCAATTAAACGTCTTAAAAGACAGCCGCGGTAAGAATCAATTAAAGGTGACATACGTTGGAGACAACAACGCTCAAGTACATGAATTTTGGTCACTAAGCACCAAAAAGAGAAAAGAAGCGTTTTACAAACAGTTTGTCAGACCTCATTTGGCCGACCGTCATCGACCTTTTAATGAGAGCTCTCCAATACGAGTGGTCGCCAACCAACATCGCTTCCGTTTACCGCTTTTTGTCATCGCTAGAAAGTCTGGTCGTTTCTGGAAAATGCGCGATAAAATATTTGAAGACGAGATGAGAGATAAATAG
- a CDS encoding DUF2913 family protein: MAIYTVEMQNVVNSALDELEELHKRGKVANTPVSNTHFLVRWVTLSLKTQRFDRCVRDNLVRWQKMGRSKGTKSELMFTFKNISKFYGQLSPVDEEPKIISDSDIEAFLEVMEKANWGVSTEFEITGKMQVFTEGDNSFLLCAKQCDDCFEGGSELVKPMSFYVRGHHAEFVRMASEFGFMLHKRTDYKSAVKYHGEYLIYPKNQGSQLAEIPIGF, from the coding sequence ATGGCTATCTATACAGTTGAAATGCAAAACGTAGTTAATTCAGCGCTTGATGAATTAGAAGAACTACATAAAAGAGGAAAGGTGGCCAATACACCTGTCAGTAATACACATTTTTTGGTTCGTTGGGTAACACTGAGTCTGAAAACTCAGAGATTCGATCGCTGTGTTCGCGATAATCTTGTACGCTGGCAAAAAATGGGAAGAAGCAAAGGGACTAAATCTGAACTGATGTTTACCTTCAAAAATATCTCTAAGTTTTATGGTCAGTTGTCACCAGTAGACGAAGAACCTAAGATTATCTCTGATTCTGATATTGAAGCGTTTCTTGAGGTGATGGAAAAGGCCAATTGGGGGGTAAGTACTGAGTTTGAAATTACAGGCAAAATGCAGGTATTTACGGAAGGGGATAACTCTTTCCTTCTTTGCGCAAAGCAATGCGATGATTGTTTTGAAGGGGGCTCTGAACTAGTAAAACCAATGAGTTTTTATGTTCGAGGTCACCATGCCGAGTTTGTCAGGATGGCGAGTGAGTTTGGTTTTATGCTGCATAAGCGTACGGACTATAAGTCCGCAGTGAAGTATCACGGCGAATACCTAATTTACCCAAAAAACCAAGGGAGCCAGTTAGCGGAGATCCCAATCGGTTTTTAA
- a CDS encoding alkyl/aryl-sulfatase — protein sequence MNTWFPDMNAFWAAENITGTIHNIYTLRGALVRDALEWSKQINVALYKYGQEADVMFASHSWPRWGNERIQEVMRTQRDTYAHLNNQVLHLANQGVTVNQIHNVYKLPDSLKNQWSAHSYHGSEEHNSRAVINRYLGYWDANPATLMPLSPEDSAPLYVEMMGGAKKIMSKGQQLYDKGKYFYAIEILNKLVYAEPKNQPAKDLLADVYEQIGYQKESPSVRNSFLAAAYELRHGIPSGASPKSGPDVIRGMSTALWLDFLAVRLDTTKTEGKHFTINFVTPDNDEKYLIELSNSALINIEGVQSPKADLTITMNRSELNDVMMGTTSLDDKIKEGKATLKGDRKPYDELLNMLTTFTMDFELIPGTLPGPVLKTN from the coding sequence ATGAATACTTGGTTTCCTGATATGAATGCTTTTTGGGCCGCTGAAAATATTACTGGCACCATTCACAACATTTACACTCTGCGTGGGGCTTTAGTTCGTGATGCATTGGAATGGTCCAAACAAATCAACGTAGCACTTTACAAATATGGCCAAGAAGCAGATGTCATGTTTGCATCACATAGTTGGCCACGCTGGGGAAATGAGCGTATTCAGGAAGTGATGCGCACCCAACGGGATACCTATGCCCACCTAAACAACCAGGTATTACATTTGGCTAACCAAGGTGTGACCGTTAACCAGATCCATAATGTCTACAAATTACCCGATAGCTTGAAAAACCAATGGTCTGCGCATAGCTACCATGGCTCTGAAGAGCACAATAGCCGCGCGGTTATTAATCGCTATTTAGGATATTGGGATGCTAACCCTGCGACTCTGATGCCTCTTTCTCCTGAAGATTCAGCCCCGTTGTATGTGGAAATGATGGGGGGGGCGAAGAAGATCATGAGTAAAGGTCAACAACTTTACGATAAGGGTAAGTATTTCTATGCCATTGAAATTCTGAACAAGTTGGTTTATGCCGAGCCTAAAAACCAACCTGCAAAAGACTTACTGGCTGATGTATATGAACAAATTGGTTATCAAAAAGAAAGCCCGAGTGTTCGTAATAGCTTTCTTGCTGCTGCTTACGAGTTACGCCATGGTATACCAAGTGGTGCATCACCAAAATCTGGCCCTGATGTAATTCGTGGCATGTCGACGGCACTATGGTTGGATTTTTTGGCTGTGCGTTTAGACACAACTAAGACAGAGGGTAAGCATTTTACTATTAACTTTGTTACTCCTGACAATGATGAGAAGTACTTGATTGAACTAAGCAATTCCGCACTTATCAATATTGAAGGGGTTCAGTCACCCAAAGCTGATCTTACTATTACGATGAATCGTTCTGAGCTTAATGACGTGATGATGGGGACAACAAGCCTTGATGATAAAATTAAGGAAGGTAAAGCTACGTTAAAAGGAGATCGTAAACCTTATGATGAGCTATTAAATATGCTGACTACTTTCACTATGGATTTTGAATTGATACCAGGTACCTTGCCCGGACCTGTATTAAAGACTAACTAA